The following are encoded together in the Thermococcus sibiricus MM 739 genome:
- a CDS encoding 2'-5' RNA ligase family protein, with amino-acid sequence MNMLNRLLKFFSYYKRDGKYPYLIEIRPMVEKYRIRRHIKTHIKSTHTGRWHKVPHITLIYNFRLKKGITDRDIAKIIQNVASKYTFVKFYYDGFEVKKGDKGYVFAFKIKASDKLKKLRRDIYNKIKPFIEERPDVIKFNDADEDKFWFHATIGYQLSEKSANILIKETQTEYEYLPAFALRITLLKKSRISWEYDVPTRKLLNRREALSRKYYAETLKAHRKILQMETFNQHPSIRGRKIWLISDTHFDHANIIKYCARPFVDIKEMNRVLLKNWNNTVKRNDIVYFLGDISFGKHSRSPRYWLSKLNGKIIYIKGNHEKTNLGKHYEIVNYKGHKFFLVHDPKDVDSFDGWIIHGHKHNNDLINYPFVNKEKRTINVSVETINYKPVSFDQIIKIIYSQKLENIETIVDIKR; translated from the coding sequence ATGAATATGTTGAATAGATTGTTAAAATTCTTTTCTTATTATAAAAGAGATGGTAAATACCCCTATCTGATAGAAATACGTCCTATGGTAGAGAAATACAGAATTAGACGGCATATCAAAACCCATATAAAATCTACTCATACAGGAAGATGGCATAAGGTACCCCATATTACGCTTATTTATAATTTTAGATTAAAAAAGGGTATAACAGATCGGGACATAGCTAAGATAATTCAAAATGTTGCCTCCAAATATACCTTTGTAAAATTTTACTACGATGGTTTCGAAGTTAAAAAGGGTGATAAGGGATACGTGTTCGCATTTAAAATAAAAGCAAGTGACAAGCTTAAAAAACTTAGAAGAGACATTTACAATAAAATAAAGCCGTTCATAGAGGAACGTCCGGATGTAATAAAGTTTAATGATGCTGATGAGGATAAGTTTTGGTTTCATGCAACTATTGGTTATCAATTATCAGAAAAAAGTGCAAATATCTTAATAAAAGAAACACAAACCGAATATGAGTATCTTCCAGCATTTGCTTTGAGAATCACCTTATTGAAAAAGAGTAGAATAAGCTGGGAATACGATGTACCCACACGCAAGTTGCTTAATAGAAGAGAAGCTCTTTCACGAAAATATTATGCTGAGACGTTAAAGGCACATAGAAAGATTCTTCAAATGGAAACATTTAACCAACACCCGTCTATAAGAGGGAGAAAAATATGGCTCATATCTGATACACATTTTGACCACGCAAACATAATAAAGTATTGCGCTCGTCCTTTTGTTGACATAAAAGAAATGAATAGGGTTTTATTAAAAAACTGGAATAATACAGTAAAAAGGAATGATATTGTGTATTTTTTAGGTGATATAAGTTTCGGTAAGCACTCTAGAAGTCCGAGGTATTGGCTTAGTAAACTCAATGGAAAAATTATTTACATCAAAGGAAATCATGAAAAAACAAATTTGGGAAAGCATTATGAGATTGTTAATTATAAAGGGCATAAATTTTTCCTTGTTCATGATCCAAAGGATGTAGATTCTTTCGACGGATGGATTATACATGGCCATAAACACAATAATGATTTAATAAACTACCCTTTTGTTAATAAAGAGAAACGAACAATCAATGTAAGCGTTGAAACAATAAATTATAAACCAGTATCTTTTGATCAAATTATCAAAATAATATATTCCCAAAAACTAGAAAATATAGAAACTATCGTAGATATTAAACGATAA
- a CDS encoding FKBP-type peptidyl-prolyl cis-trans isomerase — protein sequence MKVEKGDFVVFNYIGKFENGEVFDTTYEDIAKEAGIYMEDRTYGPLGANVGVGELIPGMDEGLIGMEVGEKKTITIPPEKGYGIPRDDLIIDVPTSEFEKAGIEPIEGAYIMTDSGIARITAVGEENVTLDFNHPLAGKTLVFEVEIVDVEKEKSDEPKA from the coding sequence ATGAAAGTTGAAAAAGGAGATTTCGTAGTTTTTAACTACATTGGAAAATTCGAGAATGGAGAAGTTTTCGATACAACTTATGAGGATATCGCTAAGGAAGCTGGCATTTATATGGAAGACAGAACTTACGGTCCTCTTGGAGCTAATGTGGGTGTTGGTGAACTCATCCCTGGAATGGACGAAGGCTTAATAGGAATGGAAGTCGGAGAAAAGAAAACTATAACAATTCCCCCGGAAAAGGGGTATGGAATACCAAGAGATGACCTAATAATTGATGTTCCCACAAGCGAATTTGAAAAAGCTGGTATTGAACCCATAGAAGGAGCGTACATTATGACTGATAGCGGGATTGCAAGAATAACTGCGGTTGGAGAGGAAAACGTGACCCTAGACTTCAACCACCCATTAGCTGGGAAAACTCTTGTATTCGAAGTAGAAATAGTTGACGTAGAAAAAGAAAAATCAGATGAACCCAAGGCCTGA
- a CDS encoding carbohydrate kinase family protein produces the protein MDLVVLGHVAIDHVIFPDKREIILPGGAATAVATSAALSGAKVGLVTKVGKDFPKEWLKKLEEILDIKGVHVLEGNTIHIYMIYHEDGTVDAPVDMGVAQRMGETKIPEEYLSAKIFHIAPIPPEEQLKAINRLRGKRISLDFNPTYIEEYKTKKELMREIISRAEIIFPNEREALTITGEKSIEEAAKKLHEWGSKLIVITMGERGVLMYDGERFTRFEALPISEIVDPTGAGDAFAGGFLAYYVKGKPLEECIKQGLLRAREVLKKKGSWSIEV, from the coding sequence ATGGACTTAGTAGTATTAGGACATGTGGCCATTGATCACGTAATATTCCCGGATAAAAGGGAGATAATTCTTCCTGGAGGAGCAGCCACAGCTGTAGCTACTTCTGCAGCTCTAAGTGGGGCTAAAGTAGGCTTGGTAACAAAAGTAGGAAAGGATTTTCCAAAAGAGTGGCTAAAAAAGCTTGAGGAGATACTTGACATAAAAGGGGTACACGTTCTTGAAGGAAACACCATACACATATACATGATTTACCACGAAGATGGAACCGTTGATGCCCCTGTTGACATGGGAGTGGCCCAGAGAATGGGAGAAACCAAGATCCCTGAGGAATACTTAAGTGCAAAAATCTTCCACATTGCGCCAATACCTCCAGAAGAACAACTTAAGGCAATAAATCGATTAAGAGGAAAAAGAATCAGCCTTGATTTCAATCCAACTTATATAGAAGAATACAAGACAAAGAAAGAGCTCATGAGAGAAATAATTTCACGAGCAGAGATAATTTTTCCCAATGAAAGGGAAGCACTAACAATAACTGGGGAAAAAAGCATAGAAGAAGCCGCCAAAAAGCTTCACGAATGGGGAAGTAAACTCATTGTGATCACCATGGGGGAAAGGGGAGTTCTTATGTATGATGGAGAGAGATTCACCAGGTTTGAAGCCTTACCTATTAGCGAGATAGTTGATCCTACTGGCGCAGGAGACGCTTTTGCTGGCGGGTTCTTGGCCTATTATGTAAAAGGAAAACCACTTGAGGAATGCATAAAGCAGGGATTGTTGAGGGCAAGAGAGGTCCTAAAGAAAAAAGGGAGCTGGAGCATTGAAGTCTAA
- a CDS encoding DUF2118 domain-containing protein, with amino-acid sequence MEKIPQLFVESNLEECVDGEKARVDCRIIQDNIEVKVKKGEKIPEFIDPKRAKFMKKEVYDRFHFYVDKYEHKMMCNAIIILPDRRTEIRLYKGDELMLLPVEGYVSSIIAGVGNRVRKSDAFAAITTKKGEVHYLKPPKTGVVVYIDEFTNRPHYVYYILPEE; translated from the coding sequence ATGGAAAAAATCCCACAACTTTTTGTCGAGAGTAATTTGGAAGAGTGTGTTGATGGAGAAAAAGCAAGAGTGGACTGCCGAATCATCCAGGACAATATAGAAGTTAAGGTAAAAAAGGGAGAAAAAATTCCGGAGTTTATAGACCCAAAGAGAGCAAAATTTATGAAAAAGGAGGTTTATGACAGGTTCCACTTTTATGTGGATAAGTACGAGCACAAAATGATGTGCAATGCAATTATAATACTGCCAGATAGAAGAACCGAAATACGGCTTTACAAAGGAGATGAACTAATGCTTCTGCCTGTAGAGGGTTATGTCTCGAGTATAATTGCTGGAGTTGGAAATAGAGTTAGAAAAAGTGATGCATTTGCAGCCATAACAACTAAAAAGGGAGAAGTGCACTATCTTAAACCTCCTAAGACTGGGGTCGTTGTCTACATAGATGAATTCACTAACAGGCCACACTACGTATACTACATCCTCCCAGAGGAGTGA